CTTGCGCGAAGAGGAAGTGCAGGGTTACTCCGAGCAGATTCTGAAAGCGATGGAGCAACTTGGGGGACGTCTGCGCAGTTGAGGAATCTACACCGTCCGCGTAGCGGCGACTGCGGCTTATGGGGCATCGCTGAACGGGGACGAAAGAATGTACGGTAAAAACGCGGCGAAAGAACATGTTCTGGCACCTGCCAGGTGTGTTTTCTTCCGGTTTACGGGCCTTTAAGGGCCTATCGGCGCTATACTGCGCCAAGGGAGCGGCAAAAACAGTGGACGAAACAACTATGCCAACACTTGCATTAGGGGAGCCGGAGCAGGCAATCGCCATCGACGATTTCCAGGCTCTGGAGCAACGAGTGCTGCGCACCGTGCAATTGCTCAAGTCGGAGCGGGAACAACGCGCTGCTGCCGAAGAGCGTGCTTCGACCGCCGAACAGCGGCTGGAAGAGAGCAATGCCATGCTCGCCAGCCTGGAAGCGGAACTTACCGGCCTGCGGCGTGAGCGCGATGGCGTGCGCAACCGCGTGGAGCGACTCTTGACTCAACTCGATGATCTTGCAGTCTGATTGAGGAACTGCGGCCTATGACAGCACCTTCGAACGACGAACAGCAGATGAGCAGCGTGACGGTGGAGATCTACGACCAGATCTATCACTTACGCGGCCACGACCAGGAATACATCCAGATGCTGGCGGGCATGGTCGACTCGAAGATGCGCGCGGTGGCCGCGCAGGGCACCACGGTGGACTCACTGCGGGTTGCCGTGCTGGCTGCGCTGAACATTGCCGACGAGCTTGCCATGCTGGCCGAGAAATATCGCGCGTTAAGCGGCAGCATGAGCGAGACGCAGACCAGCATCCGCTCCCGCGCCAGCAACCTGGCAGGGCTGCTCGACTCCGTCCTCGGCGAGGAGCGCCGGATCGGCTAGCGTTTCCGCTCCGGTTTTCACTGGACAGATTCTTCATCAGAGGGTGGCAAAGCGGGTCCTTCACTTCGTTCAGGATGACAATATCCGCGATCCTTCAACGCTTAGGTTTGTCATCCTGAGCAAGTCTGTTTGTCGCCCTCAGCAAAATCTTTTTGTCATCCTGAGCGAAGCGAAGGACCTGCTTTCCCCCCGCAATACCCCCGCATACGCCGTTCTCCGCCTGCGCAAGCTCATGGGAAATAGAGGGGAAATCCCCTTTCGCGGAGATTGGTCAGCGTGGCCAGTTTTGTGCCGCCAATTTCTGTTTTACCCCGGCGCTTGCCAAGTGAGCCGACACCCGCTAGCATCCTGACAGAAACCGGCCTGCGAAGCAGGTGGTGTGGTCAACTCTGGTTGAACCTTTAATCATCGAACAGGGACTCGACTCGAAGAATCGGCTCGGTGTGCAGTCCGCCAGTCCGGAACGCCTAAAGAGCTGCGGAGAGTCCCACCGTCTTAGGACGGGTTCACCAGAGAACTAGCCACGGCCCAGCGGGTCGGTCTTCTATTTTTCTGCGCCGCGGCGCGGAGTTCGGCCCAGCCCACGGTGCATCCTCTCCTCTTCCAGTTCGGCCCCATCGCAGTTCCTACGTTTGGCATCTTTGCCGCCATTGCTGTGCTGGCTGCAATGTTTCTGAGCGTTCGGCTGGCGCGAGTGCTCCAGATCAACGCAAACGAGATATGGAACCTGGGGGTGACGATGGTCTTCTCCGGGCTGGTGGGTTCGCGTGTTTTGCTGGTACTGCTGAACTGGAGAGACTTCCGCTCCGCGCCGTTGTGGATGGCTGGCCTCGCGACGATGCGCACTCCCTGGCTGCTGCTCGGCGGCAGCGTGCTGGCACTGCTTACCGGGCTGGTATACGCGCTCATCGTAAAGCTGCCGTTGCTGCGCACGCTGGACGTTCTGGCGCCATCGCTGGCCCTGGGCCATGCCATCGTCTGCCTTGGCTCGTTTGCGGCCGGCTTGGACTATGGCAGCCCTACCCATCTGCCGTGGGCTGTGGTCTACAACAGCAGGCTGGCGGCGAGGTGGTCCGGAACTCCGCAGGGCATTCCATTGCATCCAACGCAACTGTATGAGTGCGCCCTGGAGTTGGGGCTTTTCGTTCTGCTGCTGATGCTTCTCCGGCGGCTGCAGCCCGGCGAGGTGATGGGTACGTGGCTCTTTCTGATCGGGCTGGGGAGCTATTTTCTCGAATTTCTCAGCGGTCGCGCACAAGCCGGGATCCTCAACGGTCCACTGACGCTCGGACAGTATCTGGCGGTGGTGTTGGTGGTCGCGGGAGGCATGCTGTGGTGGAAACACGATACAGTGAGAGCTAGTGTCTATACCGCCTGAACGTCCCAATCCGCAGGAAGAACCTCAGCCGCGCTCCTGGACCGTGCCGCAGGAGTCCGCAGGTCAGCGTCTGGACCAGTTTCTGGTGCAGCAGATGGAGTCCGTCAGCCGTTCGCGCATCCAGTTGCTGCTGGAGCAGAACGGGGTGCTGGTGGATGGTAAACCGGCGAAAGCCTCGCTGCGCCTGCGCGGGGAGGAGCACATCTCTGTACTGGGAGAGGCCCGGCCAGCCCCGCTGCGTGCCATAGCCGAGGATATCCCGCTCGACATTGTGTACGAAGACGAAGATCTTGCCGTGGTGAACAAGCCCTCGGGAATGATGGTGCATGCAGGCGCTGGAGCCACCGATGACGCGCGGAACCGCGGCACGCTGGTCAATGCCATTCTGCACCACTTCCGCAGCCTGTCGACCACGGGCGGCGATCTGCGGCCCGGCATCGTGCATCGGCTCGACAAGGAGACCAGCGGCCTGATCATCGTAGCCAAGAACGACTGGGCGCATGGCAAGCTGGCCGATATGTTCGCCGCGCGGAAGATGTCCAAGACCTATCTCGCACTGGTTCATGGAGAGATCGAGAAGGAGACCGGTACGGTCAATGCGGCGATCAGCCGCGATCAGGTCCGCCGCACGCGGATGACGACAAAAAGAGATGTGGGAGGACGCAGCGCCATCTCGCATTACCAGGTGCTGAAGCGCTTCGCCGGGCGTTACGGCAAGTTCACGCTGGTTGCGGTGAAGATCGAGACCGGCAGAACCCATCAGATTCGCGTACACATGTCGTCCATCGGACACCCCGTTGTGGGGGATACACTTTACGGCGCGCCAACTCGTATTGTTGTACCGGTTGCCATCAGCGGCAAACGGCGGACCCAGCAGGAGCCGGAGGGAATCACCCTGAAACGAAACTTTCTGCACTCGGCGGAACTTGAATTCGCGCACCCGCGCAGCGGGAAGATGTTGTCGTTGAAATCCGCGCTGCCGGAGGAGCTGAAAGATTTTCTGCGAACGCTGGATGCTGCTGCAGAAGCGAAGTCCAGGGCAATCCGCGCCTGAGCCAATGGCCCGTGACCTTGATAGAGCGGGCTCACCCCCATTGATAAAATAAATTCAACGAGGAAGTTGATCGAGGAAGAAGTACATGCGTAGAGACCCCATCCCTACCCGGCTGCAGGCTCCCCTGGTTGCAGCCATGGCATTTGCGCTTGCCGTCTCCTCCGGAGCCTTGGCCCAGACGACGTCAGCACGGCCGCAGGCCCCCGCCACGACTCCAGTCCCGGCAAGCCAGGCTCCAGCTCCAGCTACACCGGCCCCAGCCACACCGCCATCGACTACGGCAGCACCGGCTACGGCAAGCCCTGCGCCAGCCGCCGGAACGCCGTCACAGGCTACTCCGGATGCATCGCAGCAAGGTCAGCCTGCGGAAGCGAGCGGCGAGGGAGAGTACACGATCCGGCGCAGCGTGGACGAAGTGAACCTGATCTTTACCGTTACGGATAAGCACACCGGACGTTTTGTGAAGGATTTGAAGCAGAGTGATTTCGCGCTGCTGGATGATCAGAAGGCTCCGGCCAAGGTTTCGAAGTTCACGCAGCAGACGAACCTGCCGCTCCGCGTGGGGGTGGTCATCGACGCAAGCACGTCGATTCGTCAGCGCTTCCAGTTTGAGCAGCAGTCGGCCAGCGAATTCCTGATGCAGGTGCTGCGCCCCAGGAGCGACCGCGCTTTTGTTATGGGCTTTGACGTAACGCCGGATCTGAAGCAGGACTGGACCAACAACCAGGATCTGCTGGAGACGGGCATCAGCAAGCTGCGTCCCGGTGGAGGAACGGCTCTCTTCGATGCCGTTTATACGGCCTGCCGCGACAAGCTGCTGGATACGTCTCGGGGACAGGAGCCGGTTCGCAAGGCCATGGTGCTGATCTCCGATGGAGACGACAACCAGAGCCGCGCCTACCTGGACGACGCCATCAAGATGTGCCAGCGGGCGGAGACAATCATCTACGCGATCAGCACGAATGTGAGCCCCAGCCGCGGGCGCGGCGACACAGTCCTGCAGAAGATGGCCGATGCTACGGGCGGCTCCTGCTACTTCCCCAAGCGGATCGAGGATATGGCACAGAGCTTCCATGAGATTCAGGATGAGCTGCGCAGCCAATACGCTCTGTCCTATACTCCGGCGGACTTCAAGGCCGACGGCTCGTTCCGTACGATCTACCTCTTCGCGAACGACCGCCAGTACAACGTGCGCGCCAGGAAGGGCTACTTCGCACCGAAGCAGTAGCGGAGTTTGAAGGTGGGTGGGCAAGGCCCGGTCTTTGGACCGGGCCTTGCCTGTCTTCGGGGGCTTCAGGGAGGCAAAGCAGGTCCTTCGCTACGCTCAGGATGACAAGCGTGAGTGGGGACGCGTCACCCTGAGCGGTCATCTCTGCCATCTT
This DNA window, taken from Acidisarcina sp., encodes the following:
- a CDS encoding DUF4201 domain-containing protein produces the protein MPTLALGEPEQAIAIDDFQALEQRVLRTVQLLKSEREQRAAAEERASTAEQRLEESNAMLASLEAELTGLRRERDGVRNRVERLLTQLDDLAV
- a CDS encoding cell division protein ZapA — encoded protein: MTAPSNDEQQMSSVTVEIYDQIYHLRGHDQEYIQMLAGMVDSKMRAVAAQGTTVDSLRVAVLAALNIADELAMLAEKYRALSGSMSETQTSIRSRASNLAGLLDSVLGEERRIG
- a CDS encoding prolipoprotein diacylglyceryl transferase family protein — its product is MHPLLFQFGPIAVPTFGIFAAIAVLAAMFLSVRLARVLQINANEIWNLGVTMVFSGLVGSRVLLVLLNWRDFRSAPLWMAGLATMRTPWLLLGGSVLALLTGLVYALIVKLPLLRTLDVLAPSLALGHAIVCLGSFAAGLDYGSPTHLPWAVVYNSRLAARWSGTPQGIPLHPTQLYECALELGLFVLLLMLLRRLQPGEVMGTWLFLIGLGSYFLEFLSGRAQAGILNGPLTLGQYLAVVLVVAGGMLWWKHDTVRASVYTA
- a CDS encoding RluA family pseudouridine synthase; its protein translation is MSIPPERPNPQEEPQPRSWTVPQESAGQRLDQFLVQQMESVSRSRIQLLLEQNGVLVDGKPAKASLRLRGEEHISVLGEARPAPLRAIAEDIPLDIVYEDEDLAVVNKPSGMMVHAGAGATDDARNRGTLVNAILHHFRSLSTTGGDLRPGIVHRLDKETSGLIIVAKNDWAHGKLADMFAARKMSKTYLALVHGEIEKETGTVNAAISRDQVRRTRMTTKRDVGGRSAISHYQVLKRFAGRYGKFTLVAVKIETGRTHQIRVHMSSIGHPVVGDTLYGAPTRIVVPVAISGKRRTQQEPEGITLKRNFLHSAELEFAHPRSGKMLSLKSALPEELKDFLRTLDAAAEAKSRAIRA
- a CDS encoding VWA domain-containing protein gives rise to the protein MRRDPIPTRLQAPLVAAMAFALAVSSGALAQTTSARPQAPATTPVPASQAPAPATPAPATPPSTTAAPATASPAPAAGTPSQATPDASQQGQPAEASGEGEYTIRRSVDEVNLIFTVTDKHTGRFVKDLKQSDFALLDDQKAPAKVSKFTQQTNLPLRVGVVIDASTSIRQRFQFEQQSASEFLMQVLRPRSDRAFVMGFDVTPDLKQDWTNNQDLLETGISKLRPGGGTALFDAVYTACRDKLLDTSRGQEPVRKAMVLISDGDDNQSRAYLDDAIKMCQRAETIIYAISTNVSPSRGRGDTVLQKMADATGGSCYFPKRIEDMAQSFHEIQDELRSQYALSYTPADFKADGSFRTIYLFANDRQYNVRARKGYFAPKQ